CCTGGCGGGGTCCCCGGTCGACGACAGTAACTGTCATTGCGAATCTCCTTTCCGCTAACCGGCAGAGTAATCCCGTTCAGTTCCGCGGCTCGGGAATGTTCGGATCCCACACCGGCGACGGCTCGAAACGCGCTGGCCAGAAGCCGGATTTGGTCAGCCGCGCGACCTCTTCGCGCAACACGATTCCGATCTTGGCCGCGAATTCGCGGGGTAGTTCCAGCGCCGCGGTGGCGGCCACGCCGAGCTGTTGGGTGATCTGGGGTTCGCAGACCGGCGCCCACCGCAGCCGGCCCGCCTCCCCGTCGGCGCCGCACGCCGCCATCGGCAGCACGGCATAGCCGAGCCCCGCGGCGACCAGGTGTTTGGACACCTCCACCGAATTGGTCGAAAAGCGGGCCGTAATCGCAACTTTGAGCCGAAGCGCGGTGTTCTCCAAGGTGTTTCGAATGCCCGTCAGGGCGCTGGGCATGACCAGCGGTAGCTGGGCGAGGTCGGTGAAGCGGATCGGGCTGGCGGGCGAGAGGTCCGACGCGGGCCCTCCGACCAGCACGAGGTCCTCGGTCACCAGATGCCGGTAGAAGAGCCG
The sequence above is drawn from the Mycobacterium marseillense genome and encodes:
- a CDS encoding LysR family transcriptional regulator, whose translation is MDTHRLKYFLRIAEEGSITRAAAVLGIAQPALSRQIRLLEEDLGITLFERTRRGVHLTEEGERLRSSTAAPLRQLELAVRYAGSPLARIERGLLFGMVPTTAGVLAAPLVASLGAAFPNVHCHVAVAETDDLVQRLLKGEVDLAVINPVSDDRLFYRHLVTEDLVLVGGPASDLSPASPIRFTDLAQLPLVMPSALTGIRNTLENTALRLKVAITARFSTNSVEVSKHLVAAGLGYAVLPMAACGADGEAGRLRWAPVCEPQITQQLGVAATAALELPREFAAKIGIVLREEVARLTKSGFWPARFEPSPVWDPNIPEPRN